Proteins from one Novosphingobium pentaromativorans US6-1 genomic window:
- a CDS encoding class III extradiol dioxygenase subunit beta, protein MARITAGVGSSHVPLLGVAADQGKDRDAYFKPIFDGYDWTRKWIADEAKPDVVILVYNDHASAFDMSIVPTFAIGCGERYAPADEGWGPRPVPDVIGHPDLAWHIAQSLILDEFDMTIINEMDVDHGLTVPLTMMYGAPEAWPVKVIPLAVNVVTYPPPSGNRCWALGEAIARAVNSFDEDLNVQIWGTGGMSHQLQGQRAGLINAEWDNRFMDGLVGDTQSLRSIPHIEYLRETGSEGIEMVMWLIMRGALGKSTKCLHRHYHVPCSNTAIGHIVLEPVDGTVPPSPTLEGNNAAAQSLIS, encoded by the coding sequence ATGGCGCGCATTACTGCAGGCGTCGGCTCGAGCCACGTGCCGCTGCTCGGCGTGGCGGCGGACCAGGGCAAGGACCGGGACGCCTACTTCAAGCCGATCTTCGACGGCTACGATTGGACCAGGAAGTGGATTGCGGACGAGGCAAAGCCGGATGTCGTGATCCTCGTCTACAACGATCACGCTTCGGCATTCGACATGAGCATCGTGCCGACTTTCGCCATCGGCTGCGGTGAACGCTATGCGCCGGCCGACGAAGGCTGGGGCCCGCGCCCCGTGCCCGACGTCATCGGCCACCCGGATCTGGCATGGCACATCGCCCAGAGCCTCATCCTCGACGAATTCGACATGACGATCATCAACGAGATGGATGTCGATCACGGCCTGACTGTGCCGCTGACGATGATGTACGGTGCGCCCGAGGCGTGGCCGGTCAAGGTCATTCCGCTCGCAGTCAACGTCGTTACCTATCCGCCGCCATCGGGCAACCGCTGCTGGGCGCTGGGCGAGGCGATTGCCCGCGCGGTCAACAGCTTCGATGAGGATCTCAACGTGCAGATCTGGGGCACCGGCGGCATGAGCCACCAACTCCAGGGGCAGCGTGCGGGCCTTATCAATGCCGAGTGGGACAACAGGTTCATGGACGGCCTTGTCGGGGATACCCAGTCCCTGCGTTCGATCCCGCACATCGAATACCTTCGCGAGACCGGGTCCGAAGGGATCGAAATGGTCATGTGGCTGATCATGCGCGGCGCGCTCGGCAAGAGCACGAAGTGCCTGCACCGTCACTACCACGTACCTTGTTCGAACACCGCAATCGGGCATATCGTGCTCGAACCGGTCGACGGCACGGTTCCTCCCAGTCCTACGCTGGAAGGAAACAATGCCGCAGCGCAGTCGCTGATAAGCTGA
- a CDS encoding Gfo/Idh/MocA family oxidoreductase, whose protein sequence is MRIALVGAGAFGEKHIDALAQVDDVEVVTIVSASLEEARKLADKHGIADVSDSYEETLKRDDIDAVILTTPTPMHARQAIQAMDAGKHVEVEIPVADSWADAQAVLAKQQETGLVCMVGHTRRFNPSHQWVKKRIEAGEFNIQAMDVETFFFRRKNINAKGEPRSWTDHLLWHHAAHSVDIFQYMTGSKVVAGHVLQGPKHPELGIAMDMSIQLKTEAGQILTLALSFNNDGPLGTFFRYIGDTGTYIARYDDLVNGKEEPIDVSKVDISMNGIELQDREFVAAIREGREPNGSVQSVFECYRVLGDLAAQLDAQDGWS, encoded by the coding sequence ATGCGTATTGCCCTCGTCGGCGCCGGAGCCTTCGGCGAAAAGCACATCGACGCGCTTGCCCAGGTCGATGACGTCGAAGTCGTCACCATTGTCAGCGCATCGCTGGAAGAGGCCCGCAAGCTGGCCGACAAGCACGGCATTGCCGATGTCAGCGATAGCTATGAGGAAACCCTCAAGCGCGACGACATCGACGCGGTCATCCTGACCACGCCCACCCCGATGCACGCCAGGCAGGCGATCCAGGCGATGGACGCCGGCAAGCACGTCGAAGTCGAAATTCCGGTCGCCGATTCCTGGGCCGATGCCCAGGCCGTGCTCGCCAAGCAGCAGGAAACCGGGTTGGTCTGCATGGTTGGCCATACCCGCCGTTTCAATCCCTCGCACCAGTGGGTGAAGAAGCGCATCGAAGCGGGCGAGTTCAATATCCAGGCGATGGACGTCGAGACCTTCTTCTTCCGCCGCAAGAACATCAACGCCAAGGGCGAGCCGCGCTCGTGGACCGACCACCTGCTCTGGCACCACGCCGCGCACAGCGTCGACATCTTCCAGTACATGACCGGCAGCAAGGTGGTTGCCGGTCACGTGCTGCAGGGCCCCAAGCACCCGGAACTCGGCATCGCCATGGATATGTCGATCCAGCTGAAGACCGAGGCCGGCCAGATCCTGACCCTCGCGTTGTCGTTCAACAATGACGGTCCGCTTGGCACCTTCTTCCGCTATATCGGCGACACCGGCACGTACATCGCGCGCTACGACGACCTGGTGAACGGCAAGGAAGAGCCGATCGACGTATCGAAGGTCGACATCTCGATGAACGGCATCGAGCTGCAGGATCGCGAGTTCGTTGCCGCGATCCGCGAAGGCCGTGAGCCCAACGGCTCGGTCCAGAGCGTGTTCGAATGCTACCGCGTGCTGGGCGATCTCGCCGCGCAGCTCGACGCGCAGGACGGTTGGTCCTGA
- a CDS encoding aldo/keto reductase has product MMQRNLAGKALNPVGLGCMNVAWAYGNAPSREDALALFRHALDKGCGHFDTANIYGKGVSEEILGEAIGNRREEFFLATKTGIVVDGPRRGIDCSPESIAASLDASLKRLGTDHVDLFYMHRFDPRMPIADSVGAMVRAMEAGKIGAYGVSEWSAAHIREAHAVHPMAAVQTEYSLWTRNVELGVLETTRELDIALVAFSPVARGALAGAVTDVSALAETDLRRSHPRFLPGAWEKNLELIEQFNALASEAGLAPAQLALAWVLSRSDNIHVIPGTRSIDHWAQNDAAGGMTVDASVLDRADALINQQTVTGHRYPEVMRGTIDTEDYPV; this is encoded by the coding sequence ATGATGCAGCGCAACCTCGCCGGCAAGGCGCTCAACCCGGTCGGGCTGGGCTGCATGAACGTGGCCTGGGCCTACGGCAACGCGCCGAGCCGCGAGGATGCCCTGGCCCTGTTCCGCCACGCGCTCGACAAGGGCTGCGGCCATTTTGACACGGCCAACATCTATGGCAAGGGCGTCTCCGAGGAGATCCTCGGGGAAGCGATCGGCAATCGTCGCGAGGAATTCTTCCTTGCAACGAAGACCGGAATCGTCGTCGACGGCCCGCGTCGCGGGATCGACTGCAGCCCCGAGTCCATCGCAGCCTCGCTCGATGCCAGCCTGAAGCGTCTCGGCACAGATCACGTAGACTTGTTCTACATGCACCGCTTCGATCCCAGGATGCCCATCGCGGACTCGGTTGGGGCCATGGTGCGGGCGATGGAGGCCGGCAAGATCGGCGCTTACGGTGTATCGGAATGGTCCGCGGCGCATATTCGCGAAGCCCATGCGGTCCATCCAATGGCCGCGGTGCAGACCGAATACTCGCTCTGGACGCGCAATGTCGAACTTGGCGTGCTTGAAACCACGCGAGAGCTGGACATTGCCCTGGTTGCCTTCTCGCCGGTCGCGCGCGGTGCGCTCGCTGGCGCCGTAACCGATGTTTCGGCCCTTGCCGAAACCGACTTGCGGCGCAGCCACCCGCGCTTCCTGCCGGGTGCCTGGGAAAAGAACCTCGAGTTGATCGAGCAGTTCAACGCGCTGGCCAGTGAAGCGGGACTGGCGCCGGCGCAGCTGGCCCTGGCCTGGGTACTTTCGCGTTCGGACAATATCCATGTTATCCCGGGCACGCGCTCGATCGATCATTGGGCGCAGAACGATGCGGCAGGCGGCATGACCGTCGACGCATCCGTTCTCGATCGCGCCGATGCGCTGATCAACCAGCAGACGGTGACCGGACATCGCTATCCGGAAGTCATGCGCGGCACGATCGATACCGAAGACTATCCCGTTTGA
- a CDS encoding NfeD family protein: protein MGQAIERLTAAGRRVFWLVMLALLMCVPVSASDAQGRSPTAVAMSIDGAIGPASAAYLAAGFQKAREQGAQLVLIEMDTPGGLDTSMRQIIQDILAMPMPVVVYVHPSGARAASAGTYIAYAAHIAAMTPGTNLGAATPIQLGGVGGSPDEDKDAKQKQPANAGERKAVNDAVAYIRSLAELRGRNVEWAEEAVRGAASLSARAALEKNVIDLIAPDRASLLRQIDGMVVTIAGKARTIDTTGIKVVDLKPGLGDRVLATITDPNIALILMMVGVYGLLFEFLNPGSMVPGTVGAISLLVGLYALAALPVDLAGGALILLGLALMVGEAFAPSFGILGIGGLIAFVLGAALLIDTDVPAFQVSASVIAALAVAGALVIAVTARLGMRSQRMRVETGEQGMIGLHGEVLDWEGRFGHVLAHGERWVATGPENLERGALVVVEGIRGLQLQVARPS, encoded by the coding sequence ATGGGACAGGCAATTGAAAGGCTGACCGCAGCGGGCAGAAGGGTCTTCTGGCTGGTCATGCTCGCTTTGCTGATGTGCGTGCCGGTTAGTGCCAGCGATGCTCAGGGACGCTCGCCAACAGCCGTGGCCATGAGCATCGACGGTGCCATCGGACCGGCCAGCGCGGCCTACCTTGCCGCCGGGTTCCAGAAGGCGCGGGAACAGGGCGCACAGCTCGTTCTGATCGAGATGGACACCCCCGGAGGCCTCGATACCTCGATGCGCCAGATCATCCAGGACATTCTCGCGATGCCGATGCCGGTCGTCGTTTACGTTCATCCGAGCGGCGCGCGGGCGGCCAGCGCGGGAACCTACATCGCCTATGCAGCCCACATCGCGGCGATGACTCCCGGCACCAATCTGGGCGCGGCCACGCCGATCCAGCTTGGAGGCGTGGGCGGCTCGCCCGACGAGGACAAGGACGCCAAGCAGAAGCAGCCCGCCAATGCCGGTGAGCGCAAGGCCGTAAACGATGCCGTGGCCTATATCCGCTCGCTTGCAGAACTGCGCGGTCGCAATGTTGAATGGGCGGAGGAGGCGGTTCGCGGCGCGGCCAGCCTCTCGGCAAGGGCCGCGCTCGAAAAGAACGTCATCGACCTGATCGCCCCGGACCGCGCTTCGCTGCTGCGCCAGATCGACGGCATGGTTGTGACAATCGCCGGCAAGGCGCGCACTATCGACACCACGGGCATCAAGGTCGTGGACTTGAAGCCTGGCCTTGGCGACCGCGTGCTGGCGACGATTACCGATCCCAATATCGCCCTGATCCTGATGATGGTGGGGGTTTACGGGCTCTTGTTCGAGTTCCTCAATCCAGGCTCGATGGTTCCCGGCACCGTGGGCGCTATCTCGCTGCTCGTGGGGCTATACGCGCTGGCGGCGCTTCCGGTCGACCTGGCCGGCGGCGCGCTGATCCTTCTTGGTCTTGCGCTGATGGTGGGAGAAGCCTTTGCACCCTCCTTCGGCATTCTCGGCATCGGCGGCCTCATCGCCTTCGTGCTCGGCGCGGCACTACTCATCGATACCGATGTTCCGGCCTTCCAGGTGAGTGCTTCGGTGATAGCGGCGCTGGCCGTGGCAGGTGCGCTGGTGATCGCGGTGACGGCCAGGCTCGGTATGCGCTCGCAGCGCATGCGGGTGGAAACGGGCGAGCAGGGCATGATCGGCCTGCACGGAGAAGTCCTCGATTGGGAAGGGCGCTTCGGTCACGTGCTGGCCCATGGGGAACGATGGGTCGCGACCGGACCCGAAAACCTCGAGCGCGGAGCGCTTGTCGTCGTCGAGGGCATTCGCGGCCTGCAGCTGCAGGTGGCCAGACCGAGTTGA
- a CDS encoding slipin family protein: MEIVGDLGFYVPLLFIVLIFLWSAIKILREYERGVVFTLGRFTSVKGPGLIILIPFVQQMVRTDLRTVVLDVPTQDVISRDNVSVKVNAVVYFRVLDPKSAIIQVEDYIQATSQLAQTTLRSVLGKHDLDEMLAERDKLNSDIQEILDKQTDAWGIKVANVEIKHVDIDESMIRAIARQAEAERERRAKVINAEGEQQAAAKLLEAANILSATPEAMQLRYLSTLNVLANERNSSTIVFPFPMNLSDWLKSMKDTSSSN, translated from the coding sequence ATGGAAATCGTCGGCGACTTGGGGTTCTACGTCCCCCTCCTGTTCATTGTCCTGATCTTCCTGTGGTCCGCGATCAAGATCCTGCGAGAGTACGAGCGCGGCGTCGTTTTCACACTCGGGCGTTTTACATCGGTCAAGGGGCCGGGCCTTATCATTCTCATCCCGTTCGTGCAGCAGATGGTGCGCACGGATTTGCGCACGGTGGTGCTCGATGTACCGACGCAGGACGTGATCTCCCGCGATAATGTCTCGGTGAAGGTCAATGCGGTCGTCTATTTCCGTGTCCTCGATCCCAAGAGCGCGATCATCCAGGTCGAGGACTATATCCAGGCGACCAGCCAGCTGGCGCAAACGACGCTGCGTTCGGTGCTCGGCAAGCACGACCTCGACGAGATGCTGGCCGAGCGCGACAAGCTCAACAGCGACATTCAGGAAATCCTCGACAAGCAGACCGACGCCTGGGGGATCAAGGTCGCCAATGTCGAGATCAAGCATGTCGACATCGACGAATCCATGATCCGCGCGATCGCGCGGCAGGCCGAAGCCGAGCGCGAACGGCGCGCCAAGGTGATCAATGCCGAAGGCGAACAACAGGCAGCGGCCAAGCTGCTGGAAGCGGCCAATATCCTGAGCGCGACGCCAGAAGCGATGCAGCTGCGCTATCTCTCGACGCTCAACGTTCTTGCGAATGAGCGCAACAGCTCCACGATCGTCTTTCCCTTCCCGATGAACCTGAGCGACTGGCTCAAGTCGATGAAGGACACGTCGTCTTCGAACTGA
- a CDS encoding GGDEF domain-containing protein produces MIHFHADAAIKDSTKAINDDRPDSLRLYEQAASLVPMGAWSCNLPSDELAWTGGVFDLFGLSPQDDIDRRLVLEMYDEESRELLEHKRSRAIETCSDFTLDARIVRPDGFERWIRITAATRAPNGRAEALYGMKQDVTEDRERWERLRLQAECDALTGVANRGRFQDFLDRGPLATGHRVGALLLFDLDGFKKINDWWGHAAGDACLAAFAERLRRAFPHASLISRIGGDEFAVLLPPAGPGSVSEAELRTVIGHLLLPVAWNGDLLPLGVSVGLAHAPVGSARETSAEIGFDPQALFLAADKALYEAKGDPALALVCA; encoded by the coding sequence ATGATTCACTTCCACGCCGACGCAGCTATCAAGGACAGCACAAAGGCCATCAACGATGATCGCCCAGATTCGCTGAGGCTCTATGAGCAGGCTGCCTCCCTTGTCCCGATGGGGGCATGGTCTTGCAACTTGCCGAGCGATGAACTGGCCTGGACCGGCGGGGTCTTCGATCTATTCGGACTTTCCCCGCAGGATGACATCGACCGGCGCTTGGTGCTCGAGATGTACGACGAGGAATCGCGCGAATTGCTTGAGCACAAGCGATCCCGGGCCATCGAGACCTGCTCGGACTTCACGCTCGATGCCCGCATCGTCCGTCCCGATGGCTTCGAGCGATGGATCAGGATCACCGCTGCCACGCGTGCTCCGAATGGCCGGGCCGAAGCGCTTTACGGCATGAAGCAGGACGTCACCGAGGATCGTGAACGATGGGAGCGCCTGCGATTGCAGGCCGAGTGCGATGCGCTGACCGGCGTTGCCAACCGGGGGCGCTTTCAGGATTTCCTTGATCGGGGACCTCTGGCGACGGGCCATCGCGTCGGAGCGCTGCTCCTGTTCGATCTCGATGGCTTCAAGAAGATCAATGACTGGTGGGGGCATGCCGCAGGGGACGCCTGCCTCGCTGCTTTTGCCGAACGCCTTCGCCGCGCATTCCCGCACGCGTCCCTGATCTCACGGATCGGCGGGGACGAATTTGCCGTGCTGCTGCCGCCAGCAGGACCGGGTTCTGTGAGCGAGGCCGAGCTTCGCACCGTGATCGGGCATCTGCTCTTGCCGGTGGCATGGAATGGCGACCTTTTGCCACTGGGAGTATCGGTCGGGTTGGCTCATGCCCCAGTCGGAAGCGCCCGTGAGACTTCAGCCGAGATCGGGTTCGACCCACAGGCCCTTTTCCTCGCGGCTGACAAGGCGCTTTACGAGGCCAAGGGCGACCCGGCGCTCGCACTGGTCTGCGCCTGA
- a CDS encoding bifunctional diguanylate cyclase/phosphodiesterase — translation MFDILLCIRDDHEIRLVTLAAIVCFLTSGTAVLMLRQSVQVNKAHAQAWRLAGGFASGFGIWATHFIAMLGYQPGFIAGYHLGLTLCSLALVLSTTILGFYLATRQKSVAAIASGALVTGGGFAAMHYLGMEALQIPAMIRWNAGYVGISIAIAILPLYPAMTIAVARRSSTSGCVATLFIALAIIGLHFSGMTAIHLIPSRMAESGMLLSPGRMSLLIATVTLLLLGACLAGWIIARRTSAAIAASQRQFSILVKGISDCAIYLLDKNAHVANWNPGAQRLKGYSEDEVLGAPLAQFYTPSDRLAGLPEEAVAMARTEGKFVGEGWRVRKDGSSYWAHDSIERIHDDDGKLIGFANIIRDMTRYKQDQDRIEEARLQLDAALEHMHQGLCLFDAHGRLVLRNRQFVRLWKLPDEACPPGTGMMEVARAALEARTGATVPRERLENMRALLAQSLGDPDLPPLVSEFGEHFSVSISSRAMPGGGWVSTFEDITERRRSEARITHLAHHDGLTGLPNRSSFNRWLDREIDGALRMQKQLGLVAIDLDRFKDINDSHGHAVGDAVLQQLAEALRDVIGEGEIAARLGGDEFAAAKLFSHPQELADFAARLESCLSARKGDPLIPVVGASMGIAVFPNDAEDREALLNNADLAMYRAKTNPSETTCYYEHGMDEKARRRRQLANDLRLAIDRGELALVYQEQRSLKTKMLSGYEALLRWHHPGFGPVAPAEFIPIAEETGDIIRIGEWALRTACAEAARWPSQIKIAVNLSPVQLLKPDLPDTIAQVLLETRLPARRLELEITESAIISEKIKALHSLRRIKALGISVAMDDFGTGYSSLDTLHSFPFDRIKIDKSFLLRAEGNHQARTIIRAVLALGRSLGMPVLAEGVETQRQLELLIDEGCDEAQGYYFGRPVPIQGDAPGFVLAG, via the coding sequence TTGTTCGACATCCTCTTGTGCATTCGCGACGACCACGAGATCAGACTGGTGACCTTGGCTGCAATCGTTTGTTTCCTGACAAGCGGAACGGCGGTCCTGATGTTGCGGCAGTCGGTGCAGGTAAATAAGGCCCACGCGCAAGCGTGGCGGCTCGCTGGGGGATTCGCCTCAGGATTCGGTATCTGGGCCACGCACTTCATTGCCATGCTTGGCTACCAACCGGGCTTCATAGCAGGGTATCACCTCGGCCTGACGCTGTGCTCCCTGGCTCTCGTCCTGAGCACAACGATCCTGGGCTTCTATCTTGCTACCCGGCAAAAATCGGTTGCAGCTATTGCATCGGGGGCGCTGGTCACGGGCGGCGGTTTTGCAGCGATGCACTACCTCGGCATGGAAGCGCTGCAGATACCGGCCATGATCCGATGGAATGCCGGATACGTCGGCATCTCAATCGCGATCGCCATCTTGCCGCTCTATCCTGCCATGACCATTGCAGTGGCGCGCCGTTCCTCGACCAGCGGATGTGTCGCTACCCTGTTCATCGCTCTTGCGATCATCGGCCTGCATTTCAGCGGCATGACCGCCATCCACCTGATTCCTTCCCGCATGGCCGAAAGCGGTATGCTGCTTTCTCCGGGACGCATGTCACTGCTGATCGCCACGGTTACCCTCCTCCTGCTCGGTGCCTGTCTTGCGGGATGGATCATCGCACGGCGGACAAGCGCGGCCATAGCGGCCAGCCAGCGGCAATTCTCTATCCTGGTGAAGGGTATCTCCGATTGCGCGATCTACCTGCTGGACAAGAACGCCCACGTCGCCAACTGGAATCCAGGAGCCCAGCGGCTCAAGGGCTATAGCGAAGACGAAGTCCTGGGCGCGCCGCTGGCGCAGTTCTACACACCGTCCGATCGCTTGGCAGGCTTGCCGGAGGAGGCAGTCGCCATGGCCCGCACCGAAGGCAAGTTCGTCGGCGAGGGATGGCGGGTGCGCAAGGATGGTTCCAGCTACTGGGCCCATGACTCCATCGAGCGCATTCATGACGACGATGGCAAGCTCATCGGTTTTGCGAATATCATCCGTGACATGACCCGCTACAAGCAGGATCAGGACCGGATCGAGGAAGCCAGGCTGCAGCTCGATGCTGCCCTGGAACACATGCACCAGGGTCTGTGCCTCTTCGACGCCCACGGGCGTCTGGTTCTGCGTAATCGCCAGTTCGTCCGCCTGTGGAAGCTGCCCGATGAGGCCTGCCCGCCCGGCACCGGGATGATGGAAGTGGCACGCGCCGCGCTTGAAGCAAGGACCGGTGCGACGGTCCCGCGCGAACGGCTCGAGAACATGCGCGCGTTGCTGGCGCAGTCGCTTGGCGACCCGGACCTTCCTCCCCTCGTTTCGGAATTCGGTGAGCATTTCAGCGTATCGATCAGCAGCCGCGCCATGCCCGGCGGAGGCTGGGTATCCACCTTCGAGGACATCACCGAGCGGCGCCGATCCGAAGCGCGCATCACGCATCTGGCCCACCATGACGGCCTGACCGGGCTTCCCAACCGTTCAAGTTTCAATCGCTGGCTCGACAGGGAAATCGATGGCGCCCTGAGAATGCAAAAGCAGCTTGGGTTGGTGGCCATCGACCTCGACCGCTTCAAGGACATCAATGACAGCCACGGCCATGCAGTCGGCGATGCAGTGCTGCAGCAACTGGCCGAGGCCTTGCGCGACGTCATCGGTGAGGGCGAAATTGCCGCACGCCTCGGCGGAGACGAATTCGCTGCGGCCAAACTTTTCTCCCACCCGCAGGAACTTGCCGATTTCGCGGCTCGCCTTGAGTCCTGCCTCTCGGCGCGCAAGGGCGATCCGCTGATTCCGGTGGTGGGAGCCAGCATGGGTATCGCCGTATTCCCGAACGATGCCGAGGACCGCGAAGCCCTTCTCAACAATGCCGACCTTGCCATGTACCGGGCGAAGACCAATCCGTCCGAGACCACGTGCTATTACGAGCACGGCATGGACGAGAAAGCGCGCCGTCGCCGGCAACTTGCAAACGACCTCAGACTGGCCATCGACCGGGGCGAGCTGGCCCTTGTCTATCAGGAGCAGAGGTCGCTCAAGACCAAGATGCTGAGCGGCTACGAAGCCCTGCTGCGCTGGCATCACCCCGGTTTCGGGCCGGTAGCTCCGGCCGAGTTCATTCCGATTGCCGAAGAGACAGGCGACATCATTCGCATCGGCGAATGGGCTCTGCGTACGGCCTGCGCCGAGGCGGCCAGATGGCCTTCCCAGATCAAGATCGCCGTCAACCTTTCGCCGGTCCAACTGCTGAAGCCCGATCTTCCGGATACGATTGCGCAGGTACTGCTCGAAACGCGATTGCCTGCCCGTCGCCTGGAACTCGAGATCACCGAGTCCGCGATTATTTCAGAGAAGATCAAGGCCCTGCATTCGCTGCGCCGGATCAAGGCTCTGGGCATCAGCGTCGCCATGGACGATTTCGGCACCGGCTATTCCTCGCTGGATACGCTGCACTCTTTCCCGTTCGACCGGATCAAGATCGACAAGTCCTTCCTGTTGCGGGCGGAAGGCAATCACCAGGCGCGCACCATCATCCGGGCAGTCCTTGCATTGGGTAGGAGCCTGGGCATGCCGGTACTTGCCGAAGGTGTCGAAACTCAGCGGCAACTTGAGCTGCTGATCGATGAAGGCTGCGACGAAGCTCAGGGATATTACTTTGGCCGCCCAGTACCCATTCAAGGCGATGCACCGGGCTTCGTCCTTGCCGGCTGA
- a CDS encoding oxidoreductase, whose protein sequence is MAPIRAALVGYGLAGKVFHAPLLQVVNGVELAAVVSSDPAKVRADLPNVAVVAAMDEILADSAIDLIVLATPDHLHAGQAIAALDAGKHVVIDKPFAVTIEDARKVIERAERHAGHVFVFHNRRWDADFLTLQSLVAAGELGEVMHFESHFDRMRLEAGERWKDKRTGGVWQDLGPHLVDQALHLLGTPEAVWADIAIQKKGGHAPDYAHVVLRYAQTRAVLHLSQLAPDHRLRFLVHGKNGSYVKQGLDVQEEQSKSGIAPHEASWGIDPIEGTLTCTDGSTRAITNQRGRYQAFYENVRDCLRGSAVPDVPPDHALAVMEILQAAQESARERREIPILAK, encoded by the coding sequence GTGGCACCCATCCGCGCGGCTCTCGTCGGCTACGGTCTGGCCGGGAAGGTTTTCCACGCCCCGCTACTGCAAGTGGTCAACGGCGTCGAACTGGCTGCCGTGGTGTCGAGCGATCCGGCCAAAGTGCGCGCCGACTTGCCCAACGTGGCGGTTGTAGCGGCCATGGATGAAATCCTTGCAGATTCCGCGATTGACCTCATCGTACTCGCAACGCCCGATCACCTTCATGCAGGCCAGGCCATCGCTGCCCTCGATGCCGGCAAGCATGTCGTGATAGACAAGCCCTTCGCCGTCACCATTGAGGACGCGCGAAAGGTCATCGAGCGGGCCGAACGCCACGCTGGTCACGTCTTCGTATTCCATAATCGCCGATGGGATGCCGACTTTCTGACCCTGCAATCGCTCGTTGCCGCAGGGGAGCTAGGTGAAGTCATGCATTTCGAGAGTCACTTCGATCGCATGCGCCTTGAAGCCGGAGAGCGCTGGAAGGACAAGCGCACGGGCGGCGTCTGGCAGGATCTCGGACCGCACCTCGTCGATCAGGCTCTGCATCTGCTCGGAACGCCAGAAGCGGTCTGGGCCGATATTGCCATCCAGAAGAAAGGCGGCCACGCGCCCGATTATGCCCATGTCGTGCTGCGCTACGCGCAGACGCGGGCTGTCCTGCACCTCTCACAGCTCGCCCCCGACCATCGCCTGCGCTTCCTCGTCCACGGCAAAAACGGCAGCTACGTCAAGCAAGGTCTCGACGTTCAGGAAGAGCAGAGCAAAAGCGGGATCGCGCCGCACGAAGCGTCTTGGGGCATCGACCCCATCGAAGGGACGCTGACCTGCACCGATGGGTCCACCCGCGCCATCACGAACCAACGCGGCCGCTACCAGGCATTTTATGAAAACGTGCGCGACTGCCTGCGCGGAAGCGCGGTCCCGGACGTGCCGCCAGATCACGCTCTGGCTGTCATGGAAATCCTTCAGGCCGCGCAGGAAAGCGCGCGTGAAAGGCGCGAGATCCCGATTCTCGCAAAGTGA